From a single Mobula birostris isolate sMobBir1 chromosome 13, sMobBir1.hap1, whole genome shotgun sequence genomic region:
- the LOC140207967 gene encoding probable G-protein coupled receptor 139: protein MVPYIFAHDERITVDFRVTNVLFTIQVIFFPVLGIIALPVNMVTIFVLSRGKCGLSRVVTCYLVAMAVADLLVLILDLILSKIPLMYVPIDVFFRSMTKGCNIHAVLLYTATDCSVWFTVTFTFDRFVAICCQKLKSKYCTEKTAVVVLGTVSAIGFLKNIYWYFRLSGYYTWIAVPFICRGRVHYLNLFIATQFELFYYILTPVFPFVLVLLTNCFTARHVLVTSRARRRLSFPGNGQSARDPEMEKRRKSLVLLLIVSGNFILLWAPFTVYSAWNRLYAFVTYVRPPDSLRELGAILQLLSCCTNTALYTVTQTKFREQLKNVVKSPLSLMFVKNS, encoded by the exons ATGGTTCCATATATTTTTGCGCATGATGAACGGATAACGGTAGATTTTCGAGTCACGAATGTTTTATTCACCATTCAAGTGATTTTCTTCCCTGTCCTCGGCATCATTGCTCTTCCCG TGAACATGGTGACCATATTCGTCCTTtctcggggaaagtgcggcctctccagagttgtcacttgctacctggttgccatggcagtGGCGGATCTGCTGGTTCTTATCCTCGACCTGATATTGAGCAAGATTCCACTTATGTACGTACCAATCGACGTTTTCTTCCGATCAATGACCAAGGGGTGTAATATCCACGCTGTTCTCCTTTACACCGCAACCGACTGCTCCGTCTGGTTCACGGTCACGTttacctttgatcggtttgtcgccatttgttgccagaagctgaaatcaaaatattgcaccgagaaaaCCGCTGTCgtggttttggggacagtgaGTGCCATTGGCTTTTTAAAGAATATTTACTGGTATTTTAGACTCTCGGGGTACTACACGTGGATAGCTGTTCCATTTATTTGTAGGGGGAGAGTGcattatttgaatttatttatcgCGACTCAATTTGAACTATTTTATTACATCCTCACCCCTGTATTCCCATTTGTGCTGGTTCTGCTGACGAATTGCTTCACCGCCAGGCACGTCTTAGTCACGAGCAGAGCGCGCAGAAGACTCAGTTTTCCTGGCAACGGAcagagtgccagagacccggagatggagaaacGCAGGAAATCCCTCGTTTTATTGCTGATCGTCTCGGGCAATTTCATCTTGCTGTGggcacctttcactgtgtattctgCGTGGAATCGGCTGTATGCTTTTGTCACGTATGTGCGCCCACCTGATTCGCTGCGAGAGCTGGGCGCCATTCTGCAGCTTCTGAGCTGTTGCACGAACACGGCCCTTTACACCGTTACGCAGACCAAGTTCAGGGAGCAGCTAAAGAATGTGGTAAAATCACCGCTCTCTCTCATGTTTGTGAAGAACTCGTGA